One window of Fusarium keratoplasticum isolate Fu6.1 chromosome 2, whole genome shotgun sequence genomic DNA carries:
- a CDS encoding FAD-binding-3 domain-containing protein: MKVIINGGGLGGLGAAIALKKKGHQVTVLEAAPELSEVGAGIQIPPNSSRILCSYGLKDKFLEKVVWPQHFAFKRYETGRLLGTTPLHPHLSEKYGSPYWLIHRADFQGLLFDAAKELGVDIRLGCFVESVNVDDPSVKLANGEILAADLVVGADGIRSKTREALLGRIVEPNPAANCSYRATVPVEIMSADPDISHLMTDINANCWIGPNHHIMAYPIRQGAMYNLVLSHPSGLATPGKWNEPGNLEEMHQHYKDFDPIIQKVLSKVQSCLNWKIADLPNLPTWVSENGRVVLLGDAAHAMVPFLAQGAAQAIEDGACLAECLARAKDPSDIPALMRAYEAIRKPRAERVQQATRDSSRVWHLHDGPEQEARDLAFASMAASARDEKMDEALNKANPNSLSGRDFQPWLFGHDEIALTNVKLNEMFTLQK, from the exons ATGAaagtcatcatcaacggTGGAGGCCTTGGAGGCCTTGGGGCCGCAATCGCTCTCAAGAAAAAGGGCCATCAGGTTACGGTGCTTGAAGCAGCTCCAGAATTATCCGAG GTCGGTGCTGGTATCCAGATCCCTCCCAATTCAAGCCGAATATTGTGCAGCTAcggcctcaaggacaagttcCTAGAGAAGGTTGTCTGGCCTCAGCACTTTGCCTTCAAGAGATACGAGACGGGGCGGCTATTGGGAACGACGCCATTGCACCCTCACCTCTCGGAAAAGTACGGATCCCCTTACTGGCTCATCCATAGAGCCGACTTTCAGGGGCTTCTTTTTGACGCCGCAAAGGAGTTGGGTGTCGATATTCGCCTTGGTTGCTTCGTCGAGTCGGTCAACGTCGATGACCCAAGCGTGAAGCTGGCAAACGGGGAGATTTTGGCGGCCGACCTGGTGGTAGGAGCAGATGGCATCCGATCCAAGACGCGGGAGGCGCTTCTCGGGAGGATCGTTGAGCCAAACCCAGCGGCCAACTGCTCCTATCGCGCAACTGTCCCTGTCGAGATCATGTCTGCTGATCCGGACATTTCCCACCTCATGACGGACATCAACGCCAACTGCTGGATTGGGCCTAATCACCACATTATGGCCTATCCCATTCGTCAGGGTGCCATGTATAACCTTGTCCTGTCTCACCCCAGTGGCCTCGCAACGCCTGGCAAGTGGAACGAGCCCGGCAACCTAGAGGAGATGCATCAACACTACAAAGACTTTGATCCAATCATCCAAAAGGTCCTGTCCAAGGTTCAGAGCTGTCTCAACTGGAAGATTGCTGACTTGCCTAACTTGCCTACTTGGGTCAGTGAAAACGGCAGAGTCGTGCTGCTGGGGGATGCAGCCCATGCCATGGTGCCGTTCCTAGCTCAAGGCGCAGCGCAGGCTATCGAGGACGGCGCATGCCTCGCGGAATGTCTAGCTCGTGCCAAAGACCCTTCCGACATCCCAGCTCTCATGCGCGCATACGAAGCCATCCGCAAGCCGCGAGCCGAGCGGGTGCAACAGGCGACTCGAGACTCCAGCCGTGTCTGGCACTTGCATGACGGACCTGAGCAGGAAGCCCGTGATCTGGCATTTGCATCCATGGCAGCTAGCGCTCGCGACGAAAAGATGGATGAGGCTTTGAATAAGGCAAATCCCAATAGTTTAAGCGGTAGGGACTTCCAGCCGTGGCTTTTTGGGCACGATGAGATAGCGTTGACGAACGTGAAGCTGAATGAGATGTTCACGCTTCAAAAGTAA
- a CDS encoding SGL domain-containing protein: MSAVKEFTYQPLADGMLFGEAPRYHNGLLYVSDMIGRTIYTINPKSGEKTVLAKVDLQPNGMFFHPDGSLIYSSMFDTKLYQFKDGNTTLYADLSNIMTGYCGDMYIDSVGRVYLDDTGARVLHGEDPSPGRLIMVDTDRTAQVAAENLVFPNALVITEDGKSLFVAETFGQGLLKFDVGPGGELSNRHLFWSPSSLPDFAEKEAAGKMVKIDGGCLDAEGNIWLSLLGYDQFIRLDQRGNINARIRVSGHATACYLGGEDGKTLYLVVNQVPDGESIFTAMVAKKTTCAVGSARVDIGGPRRE, translated from the coding sequence ATGTCCGCCGTCAAAGAATTCACATATCAGCCCCTTGCCGATGGCATGCTCTTCGGCGAAGCCCCTCGATACCACAATGGCCTCTTGTACGTCAGCGACATGATTGGCCGCACCATCTACACCATCAACCCAAAGTCTGGCGAGAAGAccgtcttggccaaggttgaCCTGCAACCCAATGGCATGTTTTTCCATCCCGACGGGTCGCTCATCTACTCGTCCATGTTTGATACCAAGCTCTATCAGTTCAAGGATGGAAATACGACGCTTTACGCCGACCTCTCCAACATCATGACCGGGTATTGTGGAGATATGTATATCGACAGTGTTGGAAGGGTCTACCTGGACGATACAGGGGCTCGAGTCCTCCACGGAGAAGACCCCTCGCCTGGCCGCCTCATCATGGTAGATACGGACCGTACTGCCCAGGTGGCTGCAGAGAATCTGGTCTTTCCGAACGCGCTGGTGATCACCGAGGATGGTAAATCTTTGTTTGTGGCCGAGACGTTTGGACAAGGGCTCTTGAAGTTTGACGTTGGGCCTGGGGGTGAGCTATCCAACAGGCATCTCTTTTGgtctccctcctctctaCCAGACTTTGCCGAGAAAGAAGCCGCCGggaagatggtcaagatTGACGGCGGATGTCTGGATGCTGAGGGCAATATCTGGCTCTCTTTGTTGGGCTACGACCAGTTCATCCGCCTCGACCAGCGGGGCAACATCAACGCTCGAATTCGTGTGAGCGGACATGCTACGGCGTGTTATCTGGGAGGGGAGGATGGAAAGACATTGTATCTAGTGGTCAACCAGGTCCCGGATGGAGAGAGCATCTTTACCGCCATGGTTGCTAAGAAGACGACTTGTGCGGTTGGCTCGGCGAGGGTAGATATTGGCGGTCCACGTCGAGAGTGA
- a CDS encoding Aldedh domain-containing protein gives MNSHSENRVPLWIDNEPVHTNIEFLVTNSATGKSISASAALPEHVDRVVESSYRAFAQWSRTTIWQRRGLLLKAAKLLEERRREIESILKVEIPIDDFVIQQINIQSSIDLLQELAFHVQDSETGTLLPSKQPNSYAMVIKEPLGVQLGIAPWNASLYLGIRAVATPIACGNTAILKASEVTPLVHNYIGVLFRDAGFPPGVLNIVQHRREDAPGVLDALISDKRVRKINFTGSAAVGKIIAAKAAESCKPVLLELGGKSPQIVLEDADLTKAAEAAATGAFAHHGQICMSTERIIVHASVMEQFSEKLVTAAQKIQVQPGASAEHVAKVKVLVEDSIDRGAKFLFGKGIETENSHMSPRVLTEVTQDMPIWRQETFAPVVTLVPFTTLEEAIDLANDSDYGLSSSIFTSSVIRGIEVARRLDTGAVHINSMTVHDEAHLPHGGTKESGWGRFGVPWGISEFTQLKTITVTDEDLGSCC, from the exons ATGAATTCACACAGCGAAAACAGAGTGCCTCTATGGATCGATAACGAGCCCGTCCACACAAACATCGAGTTTCTAGTCACCAACAGCGCGACTGGAAAATCCATTTCTGCCTCGGCAGCTTTACCAGAACACGTGGATCGCGTCGTCGAGAGCTCGTACAGAGCATTCGCCCAATGGAGTCGTACTACGATATGGCAGCGTCGAGGCCTGTTGCTCAAGGCAgccaagcttctcgaggagcgGAGGCGCGAGATAGAAAGCATACTCAAG GTGGAAATCCCCATCGATGACTTTGTCATCCAGCAGATCAACATTCAGAGCTCCATCGACCTCCTCCAGGAATTAGCCTTCCACGTGCAAGACTCCGAGACTGGAACTCTCCTCCCTAGCAAGCAGCCGAACTCTTATGCCATGGTCATCAAAGAGCCGTTGGGTGTCCAGCTAGGCATCGCTCCTTGGAATGCATCCCTCTATCTCGGCATCAGAGCGGTGGCAACCCCAATCGCCTGTGGCAACActgccatcctcaaggctTCCGAGGTGACACCCCTGGTGCACAACTATATAGGGGTTCTGTTTCGAGACGCCGGCTTTCCTCCTGGTGTCCTCAACATTGTACAGCATAGGAGGGAAGATGCACCAGGAGTTCTCGACGCTCTCATCAGCGACAAGCGTGTAAGAAAGATCAACTTTACAGGGAGTGCCGCCGTGGGCAAGATCATTGCCGCCAAAGCCGCAGAGAGCTGCAAGCCTGTGCTGTTGGAGCTGGGAGGGAAGTCGCCGCAGATTGTCCTTGAAGATGCAGATCTgaccaaggctgctgaggctgcaGCCACAGGAGCGTTCGCCCAC CATGGCCAGATCTGCATGTCTACCGAGAGGATCATCGTCCACGCTTCAGTCATGGAGCAATTCTCAGAGAAACTAGTCACAGCTGCACAAAAGATACAAGTCCAGCCTGGGGCTTCTGCAGAGCACGTTGCGAAGGTAAAAGTACTTGTGGAAGACTCAATCGATAGAGGGGCGAAGTTCCTCTTTGGGAAGGGCATCGAGACAGAAAACTCTCATATGAGTCCGCGGGTGCTCACCGAGGTCACGCAGGATATGCCCATCTGGCGTCAGGAAACCTTTGCGCCTGTTGTGACTCTAGTGCCGTTCACGACGCTCGAAGAGGCTATCGATCTGGCGAATGATTCCGACTACGGATTATCGTCCAGTATCTTTACTTCCAGCGTCATTAGAGGCATCGAGGTGGCTCGGCGTCTTGACACGGGGGCGGTTCACATCAACTCCATGACGGTCCACGACGAGGCACATCTACCGCACGGTGGAACAAAGGAAAGCGGCTGGGGACGCTTTGGAGTCCCGTGGG GAATCTCGGAGTTTACTCAGCTCAAGACTATTACAGTGACGGATGAAGATTTAGGAAGCTGCTGTTAA
- a CDS encoding Amidohydro-rel domain-containing protein, whose amino-acid sequence MASNRIDVHHHFVPDFYRQAVISSGGDPSGWFVPDWTPESDAAVNEKFGIDVTILSLTAPGACILKDPAASAELARKANLYAAKLRDDSPKKYGFFAALPNLLDKELALAEIAYALDTLKADGVTLFTRYGTDNHYLGHPDFKDIWAELNRRSAVVFVHPTHPVDTSQVSGLPQPVIRYPFESTTTALDMIYNKTVRNNPNCKIILSHGGGVLPYLIGRPASILPKSKEELDEFLDDARNFYYDLAVAGSENVLRVLEKFAKPGHLLYGSDTPYANDGIIDFHTSGLDSYKFEDTDLINQINRDNALSLFPRFKN is encoded by the exons ATGGCTTCTAACAGAATCGATGTCCACCACCACTTTGTCCCCGACTTTTATCGTCAAG CTGTCATCTCCTCAGGCGGAGACCCTTCAGGTTGGTTCGTACCTGATTGGACCCCAGAGTCAGATGCTGCCGTCAACGAGAAGTTCGGCATAGATGTCACCATCCTGTCGCTGACTGCCCCGGGTGCCTGCATCCTCAAGGACCCGGCAGCATCGGCAGAGCTCGCCCGCAAGGCTAACCTGTACGCTGCCAAATTGCGAGACGATAGCCCCAAGAAATACGGCTTCTTTGCCGCTCTACCGAACCTTCTTGATAAGGAGCTGGCCCTTGCCGAGATTGCCTAcgccctcgacaccctcaaggcGGACGGTGTGACCTTGTTTACCCGTTACGGGACTGATAATCACTACCTGGGCCACCCTGATTTCAAGGACATTTGGGCTGAGCTCAACCGCCGTTCCGCCGTCGTATTTGTCCACCCTACCCATCCTGTCGATACGAGTCAAGTCAGCGGCCTTCCTCAGCCAGTGATCCGCTACCCCTTCGAGTCCACCACGACCGCTCTGGACATGATTTACAACAAGACTGTCCGCAATAACCCAAATTGCAAGATCATTCTCTCTCACGGAGGCGGTGTGCTGCCCTACCTCATTGGAAGACCTGCGAGCATCCtgcccaagtccaaggaagAGCTCGACGAGTTTCTGGACGATGCTCGGAATTTCTATTACGATCTAGCCGTGGCTGGCTCAGAGAATGTGCTGCGGGTTCTGGAGAAGTTTGCCAAGCCGGGACATCTCCTCTACGGCAGCGACACGCCTTATGCCAATGACGGGATTATCGATTTCCACACGAGTGGGCTTGATTCGTACAAGTTTGAGGATACGGACTTGATTAACCAGATTAACCGCGACAACGCTCTCTCTTTGTTCCCCCGTTTTAAGAATTGA
- a CDS encoding PKS-ER domain-containing protein has product MPDTKRTVTKAYVVAERGGPFELRDVVLDGLQPNEVLVEIKYTGLCHTDLVVQQGGMPIGGYPVVLGHEGLGTVRGVGSSVSGRSLKEGDTVVLSFHTCRQCRGCLEKRYGSCSQMTETNFINPGRKSPGATSPISLPDGAPVFGQFFGQSSFSKMAVVCENSVVKISAKPQDLVFLAPLACGYLTGAGTVLNVLRPHNNSKVAVLGMGAVGLAAMLAAKAIGVEHLVAVDLVDEKLQLAESLGATHIIDTSTGQGLNAAIRDKFPDGVDYIIDTTGVATLLQASVQALSHEGTLALVGVPQPTATIQVNALDLLLSCKRIVGIIEGFSNPQELIPELLKLYYSDKFPIDRISKCYPAEDLNKAIQDLKAGRVIKPVLSWQNISQD; this is encoded by the exons ATGCCCGATACTAAAAGGACTGTTACCAAAGCCTATGTCGTCGCCGAGCGAGGCGGACCTTTTGAACTCAGAGATGTTGTGCTCGACGGACTGCAACCAAATGAAGTTCTAGTGGAGATCAAATACACCGGACTTTGCCATACG GATCTTGTTGTTCAGCAAGGTGGCATGCCAATTGGGGGATATCCAGTGGTGCTCGGCCACGAGGGACTCGGTACTGTACGAGGCGTCGGATCAAGCGTGTCTGGCAGGTCCCTAAAGGAGGGCGATACGGTTGTGCTCTCATTTCACACATGCCGACAGTGTCGAGGGTGCCTCGAGAAACGATACGGTAGCTGTTCCCAAATGACTGAGACCAACTTTATCAACCCTGGACGTAAGAGTCCCGGAGCAACTTCACCGATCTCACTGCCCGACGGTGCACCCGTATTTGGCCAATTCTTTGGACAGTCATCCTTCAGTAAGATGGCGGTTGTCTGCGAGAACTCGGTGGTCAAGATATCGGCCAAGCCCCAAGACCTGGTCTTCCTGGCTCCCCTCGCATGCGGCTACCTGACAGGAGCAGGAACAGTCTTGAACGTCCTCCGGCCTCACAACAACAGCAAAGTCGCAGTCCTAGGCATGGGTGCTGTCGGTCTCGCTGCCATGCTTGCAGCCAAAGCGATCGGGGTGGAACATCTCGTTGCAgtcgatcttgttgatgaaAAACTCCAATTAGCCGAGTCGCTAGGAGCCACGCATATCATCGACACGAGCACTGGACAGGGCCTCAACGCTGCGATCAGAGACAAGTTCCCGGATGGGGTCGACTACATCATCGATACGACAGGAGTTGCAACTCTCCTACAGGCGTCTGTCCAGGCGCTCTCTCACGAGGGAACGCTGGCGCTGGTGGGTGTCCCAcagccaacagcaacaatTCAAGTCAATGCGTTGGACCTGTTGCTGTCGTGCAAACGCATCGTCGGAATCATCGAAGGGTTCTCTAATCCTCAAGAA TTGATCCCGGAGCTGCTCAAGTTATACTACAGCGACAAATTCCCCATCGACAGAATTTCGAAATGCTACCCTGCGGAGGATCTAAATAAGGCGATTCAAGATCTCAAAGCAGGACGG GTCATCAAGCCGGTGTTGTCGTGGCAGAACATCAGTCAGGACTAG
- a CDS encoding Zn(2)-C6 fungal-type domain-containing protein → MAPPTSKTTLDSPDSGAPRKRRRTALACEECRDRKRKCDGVKPERNSKGWWSNNYVQELKSRVRELEDTQRLAGTINVHIPPSEGELGGPVVLPEGSPVVVPPAQDDSDDHNDSPDERPQLDTDHGLRVPEDDAPDGADAMGSYHLGIPSPLESTAVAPIDNASEQTSAPWANLSFGPLSAFVSPPKDHPEKGIEKPAMADTGAEQPAMDAMGVVVSIHGANPQSSKHPSDYFGPSSTISLLREARSVMGRRNCGHVPWLLGNCSTGKDGTMVSTSEPSPMSSIWLNSGYDKFHPMLGMNVPPRTDADRLVNLFWTYVHSLYPFLHWPSFYDRYLTLWTPQTSPQENRATCSMNGYYSTLNESLFHCMLNVVFALGVLHNTELTQQERDDISYTFFRRAKSLLGLDLLESGSTPLVQVLLLMGQYLQTRDITSSCWNIIGMAIRVAQGIGLHLQPEEREEGDASNCQAADQLEEEMRRRAWTGCVLLDRILSLTYGRPLMIHSGAAHSRLSLPSTIDDELLTRFPHSPGSQPSDMPSRVECYIHAIKLQDILGQVLTSFYHQGSENEGASTSSLGVDESQRKGISNAGLQKLLDLDGELDAWNRNLPAHLQVDSYSIENSSLGGPRSKRSTIFCRQATVLKARFLYVRLILLRPSLSELCDSKDMVPARLGTANASMRQSMLIKTGNLCASVAQELVHLITENSRSRAHLLPPPWYNVLYIHGCALVLLLSSLCLSKYNDVDQPSLMTDWNRCLTFLREYQVQSRSASRCIRILELLEQEASSYNSGNRMMDEPHTSSLEGHQPTLSVDARHLGLDLITGKDVPSTLALGLGEEDSNWVNTDGLDWFSLAPFFDGTADIAP, encoded by the exons ATGGCTCCTCCGACCTCCAAGACAACACTCGACTCTCCTGACTCAGGAGCTCCCCGGAAACGGCGCCGAACTGCCCTGGCCTGCGAGGAGTGCCGCGATAGGAAGCGCAAGTGTGATGGAGTCAAGCCC GAGAGAAACAGCAAGGGATGGTGGAGCAACAA TTATGTTCAGGAGCTCAAAAGTCGCGTcagagagctggaggatACACAGAGGCTAGCAGGTACTATCAACGTACACATCCCTCCATCTGAGGGCGAACTCGGTGGCCCTGTCGTCTTGCCAGAAGGCTCTCCGGTTGTGGTACCCCCTGCTCAAGACGATAGTGACGACCACAATGACAGCCCAGATGAGAGGCCACAGCTCGATACTGACCATGGTCTTCGCGTGCCCGAAGATGATGCACCTGACGGGGCGGATGCAATGGGTTCTTACCATCTAGGAATACCCTCGCCGTTGGAATCCACGGCAGTAGCACCTATCGATAATGCTTCAGAGCAAACCTCTGCGCCTTGGGCCAACTTGAGCTTTGGACCACTTTCCGCATTTGTGTCTCCCCCAAAAGATCATCCCGAAAAAGGGATCGAAAAACCAGCCATGGCCGACACAGGGGCAGAACAGCCCGCGATGGACGCCATGGGAGTCGTCGTGTCCATACATGGTGCGAATCCCCAATCATCAAAACACCCATCTGACTACTTCGGCCCCTCGAGCACAATCAGCCTTCTCCGTGAGGCCCGGAGTGTCATGGGCCGACGGAATTGCGGACACGTgccttggcttcttggtAACTGTTCGACGGGCAAAGATGGCACCATGGTGTCAACAAGCGAACCATCGCCCATGTCATCTATATGGCTCAACTCTGGGTACGACAAGTTCCACCCCATGCTTGGAATGAATGTTCCCCCTCGAACTGACGCGGATCGCCTCGTCAACCTCTTCTGGACATATGTGCACTCTCTATACCCATTCCTGCATTGGCCGTCATTTTATGATCGCTATCTCACACTCTGGACGCCTCAGACATCTCCACAAGAAAACAGAGCCACTTGTTCCATGAATGGATACTACAGTACCCTCAACGAGTCCTTGTTTCACTGCATGCTCAATGTCGTCTTTGCTTTGGGCGTGCTTCACAACACGGAGCTCACTCAACAGGAACGAGACGACATCAGCTATACCTTCTTCAGGCGCGCAaagagcctcctcggcctcgacttGCTGGAAAGCGGAAGTACGCCCTTGGTACAGGTACTTCTTCTCATGGGCCAGTACCTCCAGACCAGAGACATCACGAGTTCGTGCTGGAATATCATTGGGATGGCAATCCGTGTCGCCCAGGGAATAGGACTGCACCTTCAACCTGAAGAGCGGGAAGAAGGCGATGCTAGCAACTGTCAGGCAGCCGACCAGCTCGAAGAGGAAATGCGCCGACGCGCTTGGACTGGGTGTGTCTTGCTCGACCG GATCCTCTCACTTACTTATGGACGCCCCCTTATGATACACTCGGGTGCGGCGCACAGCCGACTCTCACTTCCATCGACCATCGATGACGAACTATTGACGCGATTTCCCCATAGTCCAGGGTCTCAGCCAAGTGATATGCCCAGCCGTGTGGAATGCTACATTCATGCCATCAAGCTACAAGATATTCTCGGCCAAGTCCTCACTTCCTTTTACCACCAAGGCTCAGAGAATGAGGGTGCGTCCACCTCAAGCCTCGGCGTAGACGAGTCACAACGCAAGGGAATTAGTAACGCCGGGCTACAAAAATTGCTTGATTTagatggcgagcttgatgcGTGGAACCGAAATCTACCGGCGCATCTGCAAGTCGACAGCTACTCGATCGAGAACTCGTCTTTGGGCGGTCCACGGTCGAAGAGGTCAACCATCTTTTGCCGACAAGCTACAGTACTCAAAGCAAG GTTTCTTTATGTGCGTCTGATCTTGCTAAGGCCTTCATTGTCGGAACTCTGCGACTCAAAAGACATGGTGCCAGCCCGGCTTGGTACAGCCAATGCGAGCATGCGACAGAGCATGTTGATAAAGACCGGGAATTTGTGTGCGTCTGTCGCACAAGAGCTTGTTCATCTGATAACAGAAAACTCACGCTCTCGTGCTCACCTCCTACCACCACCCTGGTATAACGTACTTT ATATACACGGCTGcgctcttgttcttcttctgagTTCTTTGTGTTTGTCCAAGTATAACGACGTTGACCAACCCTCTCTGATGACTGACTGGAATCGATGTTTGACCTTTCTTCGCGAGTATCAAGTACAAAGCCGATCTGCATCACGCTGTATCAGAATCTTGGAACTCCTGGAGCAGGAAGCATCATCCTACAACAGTG GAAATAGAATGATGGACGAGCCTCATACATCGTCGTTAGAGGGACATCAGCCTACCCTCTCCGTTGACGCCAGACACTTGGGACTCGACCTGATTACTGGAAAGGACGTCCCCTCAACactcgcccttggcctcggcgaagAGGATAGTAACTGGGTAAACACAGACGGTCTGGATTGGTTTTCATTGGCTCCATTCTTTGATGGGACAGCAGATATTGCCCCTTAG
- a CDS encoding Beta-lactamase domain-containing protein, which produces MAPHLLPSNATEGLRELLNSACRTDLPCASATVVSATSELFHQETVPSIGQDDDGQLAHKHECDDRIYWLASCTKLVTAIACMQLVEQKKLSLDDGNQLEGLCPELRDVKVLESDGSTTEKNKRITLRMLLTHTAGFGYSFLNKKLDKYNEFSGSVPEMHQPLVNQPGERFEYGISMDWAGIAVERATQTKLDDYTQKYIFEPSGIKDMSFLPSKDMRACLAGFWQRDANGRLSPRQYPLSKPLVPDQASDMFQSGGAGLWGTTREYSKLLRVLLNNGTSPLTGKAILQPDTVETMFENQLTGDPDFARTSLPAVKPELVYPSEELYPLCPDGEPQGWGLGFMISPGVTGRSKHTAHWSGLSNCFWWCDREKGVAGIVASQLLPFPDLKVVQLWANVEEATYNGLQEN; this is translated from the exons ATGGCGCCTCATCTCCTCCCTTCCAATGCCACCGAGGGCCTTCGAGAGCTCCTTAATAGTGCCTGTCGGACTGATCTGCCCTGTGCCAGTGCTACGGTTGTGAGTGCCACATCCGAGCTGTTTCATCAGGAGACAGTGCCAAGCATTGGTCAGGACGATGATGGGCAGTTGGCGCACAAACATGAATGTGACGATCGAATCTACTGGCTCGCCTCTTGCACGAAACTCGTCACGGCAATTGCCTGTATGCAGCTGGTGGAGCAGAAAAAGCTCTCGCTAGATGATGGCAATCAACTGGAAGGACTTTGTCCCGAGTTGCGAGACGTCAAAGTCCTCGAGAGTGATGGATCGACGACagagaagaacaagaggaTCACATTAAGGATGTTGCTGACGCATACCG CCGGTTTCGGATACTCGttcctcaacaagaagctcgacaagTACAACGAATTCTCTGGGTCGGTCCCAGAGATGCATCAACCGCTAGTAAACCAGCCGGGGGAGCGATTTGAATACGGG ATCAGTATGGACTGGGCAGGCATCGCCGTCGAGCGTGCCACGCAAACCAAGCTTGACGACTATACGCAAAAATACATCTTTGAGCCATCAGGTATCAAGGACATGTCTTTTCTCCCTTCGAAGGACATGAGAGCATGCCTAGCTGGTTTTTGGCAGCGTGACGCAAACGGCCGTCTGAGCCCACGGCAATACCCTCTGAGCAAACCCTTGGTCCCGGATCAAGCGTCGGACATGTTCCAGAGTGGTGGCGCCGGGCTATGGGGGACTACTCGCGAGTATAGTA AGCTTCTGAGGGTTCTGTTAAACAACGGGACCTCTCCCCTTACTGGCAAAGCCATCCTCCAGCCCGACACGGTCGAAACGATGTTTGAGAACCAGTTGACTGGAGATCCGGACTTTGCTCGCACCAGCCTCCCAGCGGTGAAACCTGAGCTGGTATACCCGTCCGAAGAACTGTACCCGCTCTGCCCGGATGGTGAGCCGCAGGGATGGGGACTCGGCTTCATGATCTCGCCAGGCGTGACGGGACGTTCTAAACACACGGCCCACTGGTCCGGCTTGTCCAACTGCTTTTGGTGGTGTGATCGGGAAAAAGGGGTGGCGGGTATAGTTGCGTCCCAGTTGCTGCCTTTCCCCGACCTCAAGGTAGTGCAGCTATGGGCAAATGTTGAAGAGGCCACCTATAATGGCCTCCAGGAGAATTGA
- a CDS encoding U1-type domain-containing protein, with amino-acid sequence MSEYWKSTPKYWCKHCACYVRDTKLERQNHESTAKHQGALKRFLRDLHRGHEREEREKERARQEVARLNGVVAGSSSSSTASSSRPAPRAPPSAPSESSLKKQREQLAELGVEVPSDFRPEMAIPGQWTVTNTRIIETKTEEEEAKVESIAIGVRKREATEDEKEEEEAVRGLFKKPRRWGRDSKAMPQEEDKELDALLSGSTFTPRTTEDEVKKEEEEDNKDVKTEEDTKGDTAPDTTAVKAEAPDVDPPVKPEPEEGTSGVQTVVFKKRKPKGIRQK; translated from the coding sequence ATGTCCGAATACTGGAAATCCACGCCGAAATACTGGTGCAAGCACTGCGCCTGCTACGTGCGCGACACAAAACTCGAGCGCCAGAACCATGAGTCGACAGCAAAACATCAGGGCGCCCTCAAGCGCTTCCTACGTGACCTGCACCGCGGCCACGAGCGAGAGGAGCGCGAGAAGGAACGCGCCCGGCAGGAGGTTGCACGACTGAACGGCGTCGTCGCGggatcttcttcatcatcgactgCCAGTTCGTCGAGGCCTGCGCCACGCGCGCCCCCGAGCGCACCGTCTGAGTCGTCattgaagaagcagagggaGCAACTCGCTGAGCTGGGCGTGGAGGTGCCGAGTGACTTTCGACCGGAGATGGCGATCCCTGGACAATGGACGGTTACGAATACACGGATTATCGAGACGAAaacagaggaagaagaggccaaggtggAATCGATCGCGATCGGCGTGAGGAAGCGCGAGGCGACAGAAGACgaaaaggaggaggaggaagctgtgCGTGGACTTTTCAAGAAACCTCGACGATGGGGAAGAGACTCGAAAGCGATGCCGCAAGAAGAGGATAAGGAACTGGATGCGCTGCTGAGCGGATCGACATTCACGCCCAGGACGACGGAAgatgaggtcaagaaggaggaagaggaggataacAAGGACGTCAAGACTGAGGAGGACACGAAAGGGGATACGGCGCCAGACACAACTGCCGTCAAGGCAGAAGCGCCAGATGTTGATCCGCCAGTCAAGCCCGAGCCAGAAGAAGGGACATCAGGGGTTCAGACGGTGGTGTTCAAGAAGCGGAAACCCAAGGGCATTCGACAAAAGTAG